The DNA region GGGCCAGGCGGCCGTGGATCAAAGCTTCGCCCCAGCCGCGGTAGACGTCGGTGTCGCAGGTGTAGTTCATCACGTCCACCGAGCGAGCTCCCGGCGGCCGGGCGCCGATCTCGCCGAAGACCGCTTCGCCGTCGCTCTTGAGGAACCACTCCATGTGGGTGAAGCCGGTGCGGAAGCCCAGGGCTTGGAGCACCGCTTCCCCCAGCCGATGCCCCGCCGCCAGCTCGGGCCGGCGGAGGTCCTTGAGGTTCATGGTTTGGGGGCTGACCCATTGCAGGGAGCGTCCGATGAGCACGTTGGGGCGATACCAGGCCATGTTGCGGAAGAGGATCTCGCCGCCGGCGCAGATGGTGTCGAAGGTGAGCTCTCGGGCGTCGATATATTCCTCGACGCTGACCTCCGGGACGTGGCGGATTTGGGGCAGCACCCGCTCCAGATCTTCGGGGTCATCGAGGCGGTAGGTGTCGGCGCTGCCGGCGCCGGCGATGGGCTTGACGATGAGGGGATAGCCGATGCGCTCCGCCGCTTCCCGCACCTCGGCCTCGGTGGT from Acidobacteriota bacterium includes:
- a CDS encoding ATP-grasp domain-containing protein → MKVLFFSPGFPAEMPRFVRGLKQAGATVLGVGDQPEGALPEVARHHLDAYLRVSNLWDEAALLEQLRQWLRPVGGVDRIECLWEPGMLLCASLREAFGLPGMSVAQTVLFRDKEKMKQALDAAGVRTPHHASATTEAEVREAAERIGYPLIVKPIAGAGSADTYRLDDPEDLERVLPQIRHVPEVSVEEYIDARELTFDTICAGGEILFRNMAWYRPNVLIGRSLQWVSPQTMNLKDLRRPELAAGHRLGEAVLQALGFRTGFTHMEWFLKSDGEAVFGEIGARPPGARSVDVMNYTCDTDVYRGWGEALIHGRLA